From the genome of Lotus japonicus ecotype B-129 chromosome 6, LjGifu_v1.2, one region includes:
- the LOC130724206 gene encoding uncharacterized protein LOC130724206 encodes MNEEIKSEFRKSGFHLNKEEEEELLSKCVTFCINYSLSPSDLVSSWEVYYLNRQLNEPTVQNVEMDGFLMHLQNNMKEDVLMEEAAWHSYSIKDVEMILNNDDDKKDNTPGTPTDHHQDLHSPAHDTPSSVYENVSYSGKPSNLVTPFSKRTDRFAVKVSINTIPDVENGKQELNHENAENDEDNVVRKVLPRERCSLVVHGSGPEPGCRFMYDRIEDRVNAVENRIRKHARAFVTSRLYEELADPTIASQRSIFAVGMICCDGEGRLNEKSVMLQSSMEHSGGECVRLDLQHLSHYSVFPGQVVGIGGHNPSGHCLVASKLEDSIPTSVADEDLNPPKKRAIDKENQPTDLFSKPRALSMIIAAGPFTTTDNLLFEPLVELLAYAKRKPTQLLVLLGPFIDSEHPDIKKGTTDRSFDEIFHFEILRKLQDYVECMGSAARVLLVPSIRDANHDFVFPQPALDISLPDLKSQIVSLANPGLFEANEVKVGCCTVDILKQLSGEEISRMAADGKPVDRLSRLANHILNQQSFYPLYPPAESVPLDSSLAPEALQLSLVPDVLILPSDIKYFVKVLSSEREGIDHAKCVAVNPGRLAKGEGGGTFVELDYCGGPDKINASVVGI; translated from the exons ATGAATGAGGAAATCAAGTCAGAATTCAGAAAAAGCGGGTTCCATCtcaacaaagaagaagaagaagaattactGAGCAAAT GTGTCACTTTCTGTATCAACTACAGTCTCAGCCCTTCCGATCTCGTCTCAAGCTGGGAGGTTTACTACCTCAATAG GCAGCTGAACGAACCAACTGTGCAAAATGTTGAAATGGACGGTTTTCTGATGCATCTACAAAATAATATGAAAGAAGATGTTTTAATGGAGGAAGCTGCATGGCATAGTTACTCTATCAAAGATGTAGAAAT GATcttaaataatgatgatgataAAAAGGACAATACTCCCGGAACGCCAACGGATCATCATCAAGATCTTCATTCACCTGCACATGATACGCCATCTTCAGTGTATGAAAATGTCTCATATTCTGGAAAACCATCAAATCTAGTGACACCCTTTTCAAAGCGAACAGATAGGTTTGCAGTGAAAGTTAGCATCAATACCATCCCTGATGTAGAGAATGGAAAACAAGAACTGAATCATGAGAACGCTGAGAATGACGAGGACAATGTTGTTAGGAAAGTTCTGCCCCGTGAAAGGTGTTCATTGGTGGTTCATGGATCAGGGCCCGAACCTGGTTGCAGGTTCATGTATGATCGGATTGAGGATAGG GTTAATGCAGTAGAAAATCGGATTAGGAAACATGCAAGAGCATTTGTAACTTCTAGGCTCTATGAAGAACTTGCAGATCCTACTATTGCTTCGCAG AGAAGCATTTTTGCTGTTGGCATGATATGTTGTGATGGAGAAGGCCGACTAAATGAGAAGTCAGTCATGCTGCAGAGCAG TATGGAGCACTCTGGAGGAGAATGTGTTCGCCTAGACTTACAACATTTAAGCCACTATTCAGTTTTTCCTGGCCAG GTAGTTGGTATTGGAGGGCATAATCCTAGTGGGCATTGCTTAGTTGCATCTAAATTGGAGGATTCTATACCTACTTCTGTTGCTGATGAGGATTTGAATCCTCCAAAGAAGCGAGCTATTGATAAGGAGAATCAGCCAACTGATCTGTTCTCTAAACCGAGAGCGTTATCAATG ATTATTGCAGCGGGTCCTTTTACTACAACAGACAATTTGTTGTTTGAGCCTCTTGTAGAACTACTTGCATATGCAAAGCGAAAACCGACACAGTTGCTTGTATTG CTGGGACCATTTATTGATTCGGAACACCCAGACATTAAGAAAGGAACAACAGATCGGAGTTTTGATGAAATATTTCATTTTGAAATCTTGAGGAAG TTGCAAGATTATGTAGAATGTATGGGTTCAGCAGCACGTGTTCTCCTTGTTCCATCTATACGTGATGCTAACcatgattttgtttttcctCAG CCTGCATTGGATATCAGTCTACCTGATCTCAAATCTCAG ATAGTCAGTCTCGCTAACCCTGGACTCTTTGAAGCAAATGAG GTCAAAGTTGGTTGCTGCACTGTGGATATTCTCAAGCAGCTCAGTGGGGAGGAGATATCACGAATGGCAGCAGATGGAAAACCTGTTGATCGCTTGAGTAGACTTGCAAACCACATTCTTAACCAGCAAAG CTTTTATCCACTTTACCCGCCAGCAGAAAGTGTTCCCTTGGACTCTTCTCTTGCTCCAGAAGCCCTTCAACTCTCTTTGGTTCCAGATGTTCTTATCTTACCTTCAGATATAAAGTATTTTGTGAAG GTGCTGAGTAGCGAACGTGAAGGGATAGACCACGCGAAATGTGTCGCCGTCAACCCGGGAAGACTAGCCAAGGGAGAAGGAGGGGGTACTTTCGTAGAGCTCGATTACTGTGGAGGTCCTGATAAGATTAACGCTTCAGTTGTTGGCATATGA
- the LOC130723553 gene encoding protein MAINTENANCE OF MERISTEMS-like encodes MPFGEMTITLDDVSALLHLPMGSRFYTPGRGERDECAALCAELMGGSVARYHAEFDKNRSQTIRFGVLQTLYDAALEEHRYEDAARIWLVNQLGATLFASKSGGYHTTVYWIGMLQDLGRVSEYAWGAIALATLYDQLDRASRRGTAQMGGFSSLLLGWAYEYLSDRVIIRRADPEYSQDQPRARRWVMSRVGHAGLDERRVMLDELTVDDIIWTPFEDHRAHRPRDQRAMYSGYIRTPFGRVVRRHLPERVLRQFGYIQDVPRHPSEIQTTGSLAETADAAYADFVPHLRPQGIPVTHSGEAVEEYMRWYGGVSHRFIIPDDRREEFSAVTVVRRVVDLLEQSLEVPDALAVGTHARSLTERALDLIRSSAFIGTQGVAFAAVRGAGAAGGRGRGGRARGGRARGGRARGEGAPAEGVRGGRARGPRGRRGGGRGGGRGRGE; translated from the exons atgccgtttggggagatgaccatcaccctggacgacgtgtcggctcttctccatctcccaatggggtcgaggttctatacgcctgggaggggggagagggacgagtgtgcagcgctatgtgctgagttgatgggaggatctgttgctcgttatcatgctgagtttgataagaacaggagccagactattcgctttggggtcttgcagacccTGTATGATGCTGCGTTGGagg agcaccgatatgaggacgctgcacggatttggctggtgaaccagctaggcgcgacgctctttgctagcaagagcggtGGATACCACACGACCGTCTACTGGATAGGTATGTTGCAGGATCTCGGTCGAGTGtccgagtacgcgtggggcgcaattgcgctcgctacgttgtacgaccagcttgatcgagcgtccaggagggggacggcccagatgggaggtttcAGCTCACTCTTGCTAGGATGGGcctacgagtacctttctgatcgcgtcattatccggagggcggatccggagtactcgcaggaccagcctagggcgcggcggtgggttatgtcccgggtcgggcatgcaggcctcgatgagaggcgagtcatgctcgatgagctgacggtggatgacattatatggaccccatttgaggaccatcgggctcatcgaccacgggatcagagggccatgtattctggctacatccggacgccatttggccgtgttgttcgacgacatctaccagagagggttctgcgccagtttggctacatccaggatgtccctcgacacccctccgagatccagacgactgggtcccttgctgagactgcagatgctgcctatgctgattTTGTGCCGCACCtgcgccctcaggggatccctGTTACTCATTcgggagaggctgtggaggagtacatgaggtggtatggcggtgtgtcccatcggttcatcatccctgatgataggagggaggagttcagtgctgtg acgGTTGTGCGTCGGGTcgtggacttgttggagcagtcactggaGGTGCCAGATGCTCTTGCAGTTGGCACGCATGcccgatccctcactgagagggcgctggatcttattagatccagcGCATTCATCGGTACCCAGGGagtagcctttgctgctgtccgaggagctggagctgcaggaggcagaggtcgtggaggtagagcgcgtggaggcagagcccgtggaggcagagcccgtggagagggtgcACCTGCAGAGGGCgttcgtggaggcagagctcgtggacctagaggtcggaggggtggcggtaggggtggcggtaggggtcggggcgagtga